A single window of Streptomyces aquilus DNA harbors:
- a CDS encoding YwqJ-related putative deaminase, with the protein MMIMNTTQTGPHPGPRPATPGDPRTGLSGDPRIGWSSEAAHAPTLRHRRDGILPTVAAALSVRGATLTGTAARGDEAPSLHHLVQDFLDTLTSAQRDRFTGRCAETILISRHLAAADAARTKRAARKPMTNGEARKALKQAKLTARRIREDGDPLHGSFAAPCRACTALSAHFGVRIVDPAADD; encoded by the coding sequence ATGATGATCATGAATACGACGCAGACGGGACCGCACCCAGGACCGCGACCGGCCACACCTGGCGACCCGCGGACCGGACTGTCCGGCGACCCGCGCATCGGCTGGAGCAGCGAAGCCGCCCACGCCCCCACCCTGCGCCACCGCCGCGACGGCATACTCCCCACCGTCGCCGCCGCCCTCTCCGTCCGCGGCGCCACCCTCACCGGCACCGCGGCCCGCGGCGACGAGGCCCCATCCCTGCACCACCTCGTGCAGGACTTCCTCGACACCCTCACATCCGCCCAGCGCGACCGCTTCACCGGCCGCTGCGCCGAGACGATCCTCATCTCCCGCCACCTCGCCGCCGCCGACGCCGCCCGCACCAAACGCGCCGCCCGCAAACCCATGACCAACGGCGAGGCCCGCAAAGCCCTCAAGCAGGCCAAACTCACCGCCCGCCGCATCCGCGAGGACGGCGACCCCCTCCACGGCAGCTTCGCCGCCCCCTGCCGCGCCTGCACCGCCCTCAGCGCCCACTTCGGCGTACGCATCGTCGACCCGGCGGCGGACGACTAA
- a CDS encoding SUKH-3 domain-containing protein — protein MHPDRTSTTRFPVPVDAALRAAGWQPGRWDIKQAEIWADALREHTSPAGHRHTVFPAAVEAWAEFGGLHITPTGPGRQVAPAHLHLDPLHGLHMARTLADLGRALDTDVCPLGTETETEALLAIDTEGRAYALDHTGDWYLGPNIDHALAALVAGMEPVRLTAG, from the coding sequence ATGCACCCCGACCGCACCAGCACCACCCGCTTCCCCGTACCCGTCGACGCCGCCCTGCGCGCAGCCGGCTGGCAACCCGGACGCTGGGACATCAAACAGGCCGAGATATGGGCCGACGCCCTCCGCGAGCACACCTCACCCGCCGGCCACCGCCACACCGTCTTCCCCGCCGCGGTGGAGGCCTGGGCCGAGTTCGGCGGCCTCCACATCACCCCCACCGGCCCCGGCCGCCAGGTCGCCCCCGCCCACCTCCACCTCGACCCCCTGCACGGCCTCCACATGGCCCGCACCCTCGCCGACCTCGGCCGCGCCCTCGACACCGACGTCTGCCCCCTCGGCACCGAGACCGAGACCGAAGCCCTCCTCGCCATCGACACCGAAGGCCGCGCCTACGCCCTCGACCACACCGGCGACTGGTACCTCGGCCCCAACATCGACCACGCGCTGGCCGCCCTCGTCGCAGGCATGGAACCGGTACGGCTCACGGCAGGCTGA
- a CDS encoding sensor histidine kinase, which yields MTTTGEDHAAARTGPWWWARWRTALLDIGLAFVSVLECAVEGVDFARDAGIPTAAGVVFGALAGAALLVRRKWPIAVVLVSIAITPAQMGYLMGIVGLYTLAASELPRRIIGSLAGMSFVGMLIVMFVRVRQSMETGESDLGGWSVPFAAIAISIGLTAPPLLLGLYVGARRRLMESLRERADSLERELQLLAERAEERAEWARNEERTRIAREMHDVVAHRVSLMVVHAAALQAVARKDPEKAVKNAALVGDMGRQALTELREMLGVLRSGDGRRGGVRQAAVPLAAVGVAAAAAASRVVDESDGPCLSELEELIGQSAAAGMVVDLTVEGDVRSYAGEIEQTAYRVVQEALTNVHKHAAGAKTHVRLAHRGSEIAMQVENEPPPEVSVASSARLPSGGNGLVGMKERVVALGGVFVSGPTDAGGFRVSAVIPAS from the coding sequence ATGACCACGACGGGGGAAGACCACGCCGCGGCCCGGACGGGGCCGTGGTGGTGGGCCAGGTGGCGTACCGCACTGTTGGACATCGGCCTCGCGTTCGTTTCCGTGCTGGAGTGCGCGGTCGAGGGCGTCGACTTCGCGAGGGACGCGGGGATCCCGACGGCGGCGGGGGTCGTCTTCGGGGCGCTGGCCGGGGCCGCGCTGCTGGTGCGGCGGAAGTGGCCGATCGCGGTGGTGCTGGTGTCCATCGCGATCACGCCTGCCCAGATGGGGTACCTCATGGGCATCGTGGGGCTGTACACCCTCGCCGCCTCCGAACTGCCCCGGCGGATCATCGGGTCGCTGGCCGGGATGTCGTTCGTCGGCATGCTGATCGTGATGTTCGTGCGGGTGCGGCAGAGCATGGAGACGGGGGAGAGCGACCTCGGGGGGTGGTCCGTTCCGTTCGCGGCCATCGCGATTTCCATTGGGCTGACCGCCCCGCCCTTGCTGCTCGGGCTGTATGTGGGGGCTCGGCGGCGGCTCATGGAGAGCTTGCGCGAGCGTGCCGACAGTCTTGAGCGGGAGCTTCAGCTGCTCGCCGAGCGGGCGGAGGAGCGGGCCGAGTGGGCGCGCAACGAGGAGCGGACCCGGATCGCCCGGGAGATGCATGACGTCGTCGCGCATCGGGTGAGCCTGATGGTCGTGCATGCCGCCGCGTTGCAGGCCGTTGCGCGGAAGGATCCGGAGAAGGCCGTCAAGAACGCCGCGTTGGTGGGGGACATGGGGCGGCAGGCGCTGACCGAGTTGCGGGAGATGCTCGGGGTGCTGCGGAGCGGGGACGGCCGTCGCGGTGGTGTGCGGCAGGCTGCCGTGCCGTTGGCCGCTGTGGGGGTTGCCGCTGCCGCTGCTGCTTCGCGGGTCGTCGACGAGTCCGACGGGCCCTGTCTGTCCGAGTTGGAGGAGTTGATCGGGCAGTCGGCGGCCGCGGGGATGGTCGTGGATCTGACCGTGGAGGGCGATGTGCGGTCGTACGCGGGGGAGATCGAGCAGACCGCGTACCGGGTCGTGCAGGAGGCGTTGACCAACGTCCACAAGCATGCGGCGGGGGCGAAGACGCATGTCCGGCTCGCGCATCGGGGGTCGGAGATCGCGATGCAGGTGGAGAACGAGCCGCCGCCGGAGGTGTCGGTGGCGTCGTCGGCGCGGTTGCCGTCCGGGGGGAACGGGCTGGTGGGGATGAAGGAGCGGGTCGTCGCGCTGGGCGGGGTGTTCGTGTCCGGGCCGACGGATGCGGGGGGTTTTCGGGTGTCGGCGGTAATTCCGGCGTCGTAG
- the glmU gene encoding bifunctional UDP-N-acetylglucosamine diphosphorylase/glucosamine-1-phosphate N-acetyltransferase GlmU — protein MSANRPAAVVVLAAGEGTRMKSATPKVLHELCGRSLVGHVLAAARELDPENLVVVVGHAREKVGAHLNVIDPDVRTAVQAEQNGTGHAVRMALEELGGVVDGTVVVVCGDTPLLTGETLRALTATHSTDGNAVTVLTAEVPDATGYGRIVRDGASGAVTAIVEHKDASDAQRAIREINSGVFAFDGQLLSDALGKVRTDNSQGEEYLTDVLGILREAGHRVGASVAADHREIAGINNRVQLSEARRILNDRLLTEAMLAGVTVIDPASTWVDVTVTFDQDAVVHPNTQLHGTTHVGSTAEVGPNSRLTDTHVGAGARVDNTVAYGAHIGPAASVGPYAYLRPGTRLGAKGKIGTYVETKNASIGEGTKIPHLSYVGDATIGEYSNIGAASVFVNYDGQDKHHTTVGSHCRTGSDNMFVAPVTVGDGAYTAAGSVITKDVPPGSLAVARGQQRNIEGWVARKRPGSAAAKAAEAASREPGSDG, from the coding sequence GTGAGCGCCAACCGCCCGGCAGCCGTCGTCGTTCTCGCAGCGGGTGAGGGCACCCGTATGAAGTCGGCCACACCCAAGGTTCTCCACGAGCTCTGCGGCCGCAGCCTCGTGGGCCATGTGCTGGCCGCAGCCCGTGAGTTGGACCCCGAGAATCTGGTCGTCGTCGTCGGGCACGCGCGTGAGAAGGTCGGCGCGCATCTCAACGTCATCGACCCCGACGTACGGACCGCCGTGCAGGCGGAGCAGAACGGCACCGGGCACGCGGTACGGATGGCGCTCGAAGAGCTGGGCGGTGTCGTCGACGGGACTGTGGTCGTCGTCTGTGGTGACACTCCCCTTCTCACCGGTGAGACCCTCCGCGCCCTCACCGCGACGCACTCCACCGACGGCAACGCCGTCACCGTCCTCACCGCCGAGGTCCCGGACGCGACCGGGTACGGGCGGATCGTGCGGGACGGCGCCTCGGGTGCCGTCACCGCGATCGTCGAACACAAGGACGCCTCCGACGCGCAGCGCGCGATCCGGGAGATCAACTCCGGAGTCTTCGCGTTCGACGGGCAGTTGCTCTCCGACGCTCTCGGGAAGGTCCGTACCGACAACTCGCAGGGCGAGGAGTACCTCACCGACGTTCTCGGGATCCTCCGGGAGGCCGGTCATCGTGTCGGGGCTTCCGTCGCCGCCGACCACCGTGAGATCGCCGGCATCAACAACCGCGTCCAGCTCAGCGAGGCCCGCCGGATTCTCAACGACCGGCTGCTGACCGAGGCCATGCTCGCCGGAGTCACCGTCATCGACCCGGCGTCGACCTGGGTCGACGTGACCGTCACCTTCGATCAGGACGCCGTCGTCCACCCCAACACCCAACTGCACGGCACCACCCACGTCGGCTCCACCGCCGAGGTCGGTCCCAACAGCCGTCTGACCGACACCCATGTCGGCGCCGGAGCCCGGGTCGACAACACCGTGGCGTACGGGGCGCACATCGGCCCGGCCGCGAGCGTGGGGCCGTACGCCTATCTGCGGCCCGGTACCCGGCTCGGCGCGAAGGGCAAGATCGGGACGTACGTGGAGACCAAGAACGCCTCGATCGGGGAGGGGACGAAGATTCCCCACCTGTCCTACGTCGGTGACGCGACGATCGGTGAGTACTCCAACATCGGTGCCGCGAGCGTGTTCGTGAACTACGACGGGCAGGACAAGCATCACACCACCGTCGGGTCGCACTGCCGGACGGGTTCGGACAACATGTTTGTGGCGCCTGTCACGGTCGGGGACGGCGCCTACACCGCCGCAGGGTCGGTGATCACGAAGGACGTGCCGCCCGGTTCGCTGGCCGTGGCCCGTGGCCAGCAGCGGAATATCGAGGGTTGGGTGGCCCGTAAGCGTCCGGGAAGCGCGGCGGCGAAGGCGGCCGAGGCGGCGTCCCGGGAGCCGGGTAGCGACGGCTGA
- a CDS encoding ribose-phosphate diphosphokinase: MTGIKTTGEKKMMFFSGRAHPELAEEVAQQLGVGVVPTKAFDFANGEIYVRYQESARGADCFLIQSHTAPINKWIMEQLIMIDALKRASARSITVIVPFYGYARQDKKHRGREPISARLIADLMKTAGADRILTVDLHTDQIQGFFDGPVDHLFALPLLADYVGAKVDKDKLTVVSPDAGRVRVADRWCDRLGAPLAIVHKRRDKDVANQVTVHEVVGEVKGRVCVLVDDMIDTGGTICAAADALFAHGAEDVIVTATHGVLSGPAADRLKNSRVSEFVFTNTLPTPGELGRDLDKMTVLSIAPTIASAVREVFEDGSVTSLFDEQ, translated from the coding sequence GTGACCGGGATCAAGACGACCGGCGAGAAGAAGATGATGTTCTTCTCCGGCCGCGCCCACCCCGAGCTTGCCGAGGAGGTCGCCCAGCAGTTGGGTGTCGGGGTCGTCCCGACGAAGGCCTTCGACTTCGCCAATGGCGAGATCTACGTCCGTTACCAGGAGTCGGCGCGTGGTGCGGACTGCTTCCTGATCCAGAGCCACACGGCTCCGATCAACAAGTGGATCATGGAGCAGCTGATCATGATCGATGCCCTGAAGAGGGCGTCGGCGCGTTCCATCACCGTGATCGTGCCGTTCTACGGTTATGCGCGTCAGGACAAGAAGCACCGTGGGCGTGAGCCGATCTCGGCCCGTCTCATCGCCGATCTGATGAAGACCGCCGGTGCGGACCGCATTCTCACCGTCGATCTGCACACGGACCAGATCCAGGGCTTCTTCGACGGACCGGTCGACCACCTCTTCGCGCTGCCGCTGCTGGCGGACTACGTGGGGGCGAAGGTCGACAAGGACAAGCTGACGGTCGTCTCTCCTGACGCGGGGCGCGTGCGCGTCGCCGACCGTTGGTGCGACCGTCTCGGCGCTCCGCTGGCGATCGTGCACAAGCGGCGTGACAAGGACGTGGCGAACCAGGTCACCGTGCATGAGGTGGTCGGTGAGGTGAAGGGCCGCGTCTGTGTTCTCGTCGACGACATGATCGACACGGGTGGCACGATCTGCGCGGCCGCGGACGCGCTGTTCGCGCATGGTGCGGAGGACGTCATCGTGACGGCGACGCACGGTGTGCTGTCGGGTCCGGCCGCCGACCGGCTGAAGAACTCGCGGGTGAGTGAGTTCGTGTTCACGAACACGCTGCCGACGCCGGGTGAGCTGGGTCGTGACCTGGACAAGATGACGGTGCTGTCGATCGCGCCGACGATCGCGAGTGCGGTGCGTGAGGTGTTCGAGGACGGTTCGGTGACGAGCCTGTTCGACGAGCAGTGA
- a CDS encoding 50S ribosomal protein L25/general stress protein Ctc codes for MSEVKISAETRSEFGKGAARRIRRDAKVPGVLYGHGADPLHLTLPGHDLLLALRTPNVLISLDIDGKTNELAIPKSVQRDPIKGFLEHVDLLLVKRGEKVTVEIPVHTEGELAAGGNLLEHVLNALPVEAEATHIPESVTVSIEGLEAGASILAKDIKLPAGTTLAVDEDAVVLQVLAAQAEEASEEAAEGDEAAEA; via the coding sequence ATGTCCGAGGTAAAGATCTCCGCCGAGACCCGCAGCGAGTTCGGCAAGGGCGCTGCCCGCCGCATCCGCCGTGACGCCAAGGTTCCCGGTGTTCTCTACGGTCACGGTGCCGACCCGCTGCACCTGACCCTCCCGGGCCACGACCTGCTGCTGGCGCTGCGTACGCCGAACGTCCTGATCTCCCTGGACATCGACGGCAAGACCAACGAGCTGGCGATCCCGAAGTCGGTTCAGCGTGACCCGATCAAGGGCTTCCTGGAGCACGTCGACCTGCTGCTGGTCAAGCGTGGCGAGAAGGTCACGGTCGAGATCCCGGTCCACACCGAGGGCGAGCTGGCCGCCGGTGGCAACCTGCTGGAGCACGTGCTGAACGCGCTTCCGGTCGAGGCCGAGGCCACCCACATCCCCGAGTCCGTCACGGTCTCCATCGAGGGCCTGGAGGCCGGTGCCTCCATCCTCGCCAAGGACATCAAGCTGCCGGCCGGCACCACGCTCGCCGTCGACGAGGACGCTGTCGTTCTCCAGGTCCTGGCCGCGCAGGCCGAGGAGGCCTCGGAGGAGGCTGCCGAGGGCGACGAGGCCGCCGAGGCCTGA
- the pth gene encoding aminoacyl-tRNA hydrolase: MDVTSPANDPWLIVGLGNPGPEYAANRHNVGFMVADLLAERIGGRFKRAGKAQAQVVEGRIGPPGPLNRRVILAKPMSYMNLSGGPVNALKDFYKVPVANVVAVHDELDIDYGVLRLKLGGGDNGHNGLKSMTKAFGAEYHRVRFGIGRPPGRMQVADFVLKDFSSAERKELDYFVDRAADAVECLVIEGLERAQSTYNS; the protein is encoded by the coding sequence ATGGACGTGACGAGCCCCGCCAACGACCCCTGGCTGATCGTCGGCCTCGGCAACCCCGGGCCGGAGTACGCGGCCAACCGGCACAACGTCGGTTTCATGGTGGCCGATCTGCTGGCCGAGCGGATCGGGGGGAGGTTCAAGCGGGCCGGCAAGGCGCAGGCGCAGGTCGTGGAGGGGCGGATCGGGCCGCCGGGGCCGCTGAACCGCCGGGTGATCCTGGCGAAGCCGATGTCGTACATGAACCTGTCCGGTGGGCCGGTGAACGCGCTCAAGGACTTCTACAAGGTGCCCGTCGCCAACGTCGTGGCCGTGCATGACGAGTTGGACATCGACTACGGGGTGCTGCGGTTGAAGCTCGGTGGTGGGGACAACGGGCACAACGGGCTGAAGTCGATGACGAAGGCGTTCGGCGCGGAGTATCACCGGGTGCGGTTCGGGATCGGGCGGCCTCCGGGGCGGATGCAGGTCGCGGATTTCGTGCTGAAGGACTTCTCCTCCGCGGAGCGCAAGGAGCTCGACTACTTCGTGGACCGGGCGGCGGACGCGGTGGAGTGTCTGGTGA